From the Candidatus Dormiibacterota bacterium genome, one window contains:
- a CDS encoding tRNA 2-thiouridine(34) synthase MnmA has product MRVLAAMSGGVDSAVAAARAVDAGHEVTGVHLALSSNPRSYRSGARGCCTLEDARDARRAADVIGIPFYVWDMAERFDTDVVSDFVAEYAEGRTPNPCLRCNEKIKFAAVLDRAVALGFDAVCTGHHARLERGRLRRSVDAAKDQSYVLAVLNRGQLDRALFPLGGSTKAEVRAEAAARGLAVADKPDSHD; this is encoded by the coding sequence GTGCGGGTGCTGGCGGCTATGTCGGGCGGGGTGGACTCCGCGGTGGCTGCTGCGCGGGCGGTGGACGCCGGGCACGAGGTGACCGGGGTTCATCTGGCCCTGTCGAGCAATCCGCGGTCGTACCGGTCGGGGGCGCGGGGGTGCTGCACGCTGGAGGACGCGCGGGATGCGCGGCGGGCCGCCGATGTGATCGGGATCCCGTTTTACGTGTGGGACATGGCGGAGCGGTTTGACACCGATGTCGTGTCGGATTTTGTGGCGGAGTACGCGGAGGGGCGGACCCCGAATCCGTGTTTGCGGTGCAACGAGAAGATCAAGTTCGCGGCGGTGCTCGACCGGGCGGTGGCGCTCGGCTTCGACGCGGTGTGCACCGGGCATCATGCGCGGCTGGAGCGGGGGAGGCTGCGGCGCAGCGTGGATGCGGCCAAGGACCAGTCGTACGTGCTGGCGGTGCTGAACCGCGGGCAGCTTGACCGGGCGCTGTTCCCGCTCGGCGGGTCCACCAAGGCCGAGGTCAGGGCCGAGGCGGCGGCGCGGGGGCTGGCCGTCGCTGACAAGCCGGACAGCCACGAT
- a CDS encoding electron transfer flavoprotein subunit alpha/FixB family protein, with translation MAEVLVLAEHSGETVKKVTLELLTLARRLGEPVVVWLGGGADGGRERLGEFGAAKVYVADGEGVDDYVVAPAAEVLAALASRTEPAAVLIAATAEGKEIAGRLAVKISSGVLTDAVDLVPGDDGAGPVAEQSIFGGGIIVRSRVRSGTPIVAVRPNSAAPEPAEAAATLEPAGVELSEAAKAAHITERVVAQRGERPDLTEAAIVVSGGRGVGNAENFALIEKLADALGAAVGASRAATDAGWYPHQFQVGQTGKTVSPQLYLAVGISGAIQHRAGMQTSKTIMVINKDPEAPIFELADFGVVGDLFNVVPQLTGEIARHRES, from the coding sequence GTGGCTGAGGTCCTGGTGCTCGCCGAGCATTCCGGCGAGACGGTTAAGAAGGTCACGCTCGAGCTGCTGACCCTCGCCCGCCGGCTCGGCGAGCCCGTCGTGGTCTGGCTGGGCGGCGGCGCGGACGGCGGCCGGGAGCGCCTCGGCGAGTTCGGCGCCGCCAAGGTCTACGTGGCGGACGGCGAGGGCGTGGACGATTATGTGGTCGCCCCCGCCGCCGAGGTGCTCGCGGCCCTGGCCAGCAGGACGGAACCGGCCGCCGTCCTGATCGCCGCCACGGCCGAGGGCAAGGAGATCGCCGGGCGGCTCGCGGTCAAGATCTCCTCGGGCGTGCTCACCGATGCGGTGGACCTCGTCCCCGGGGACGATGGCGCGGGGCCGGTGGCCGAGCAGTCCATCTTCGGCGGGGGGATCATCGTCCGGTCGCGGGTGCGGAGCGGCACGCCGATCGTGGCGGTGCGGCCGAACTCCGCCGCCCCGGAGCCCGCCGAGGCCGCGGCCACGCTGGAGCCGGCCGGGGTCGAGCTGAGCGAGGCGGCCAAGGCGGCCCACATCACCGAGCGGGTGGTGGCGCAGCGGGGTGAGCGGCCGGACCTGACCGAGGCGGCCATCGTGGTCTCGGGCGGCCGCGGGGTCGGCAACGCCGAGAACTTCGCGCTGATCGAAAAGCTCGCCGACGCGCTCGGCGCTGCCGTGGGGGCCTCGCGGGCCGCTACCGACGCCGGCTGGTATCCGCACCAGTTCCAGGTCGGGCAGACCGGCAAGACCGTCTCGCCCCAGCTCTACCTGGCCGTGGGCATCTCGGGCGCGATCCAGCACCGGGCCGGGATGCAGACCTCCAAGACCATCATGGTGATCAACAAGGATCCCGAGGCGCCCATCTTCGAGCTGGCCGACTTCGGGGTCGTCGGCGACCTGTTCAACGTCGTCCCGCAGCTCACCGGCGAGATCGCCCGGCACCGGGAGTCCTGA
- a CDS encoding cysteine desulfurase family protein codes for MGYSGSEGGSPGQRQDCRVYLDHAATTPMIGEAIAVMTAELAHLGNPSSLHNAGRRARRVVEESREQIADAYGARPSEVVFTSGGTESDNLAVKGLYWARRAAGTRRRKVLVTAIEHHAVLDSAQWLASHEAAEVSWLPVDSDGVLRPATLRAAVAPDPGAVAVVSVMWANNEVGTIQPIAELAAVAREHRIPFHTDAVQAAGLLPVNFAASGVDALTISGHKIGGPVGVGALLLGRGIEPVPVLHGGGQERDVRSGTLDAPAIAAFAVAAQIAVKRQEEEAARLASLRDQLIGRVLAAVPDAMLNGAPPGPGRLPGNAHFSFPGCEGDALLMLLDAKGIACSTGSACTAGVAQPSHVLLAMGAGEARARGSLRFSLGSTSTESDVEALGSVIAEAVERARRANKS; via the coding sequence ATGGGGTACTCAGGTAGCGAGGGCGGGAGCCCAGGTCAGCGGCAGGACTGCCGGGTATACCTGGACCACGCGGCGACCACGCCGATGATCGGCGAGGCGATCGCCGTGATGACGGCCGAGCTCGCCCACCTCGGCAACCCCTCGTCCTTGCACAACGCCGGGCGGCGCGCCCGCCGGGTGGTCGAGGAATCCCGCGAGCAGATCGCCGACGCCTACGGGGCCCGGCCCAGCGAGGTGGTCTTCACCAGCGGCGGGACCGAGTCCGACAACCTCGCGGTGAAGGGCCTGTACTGGGCCCGCCGCGCCGCGGGCACCCGGCGGCGCAAGGTGCTGGTCACCGCGATCGAGCACCACGCGGTGCTCGACTCGGCCCAGTGGCTGGCCAGCCACGAGGCGGCGGAGGTGAGCTGGCTCCCGGTCGACTCCGATGGCGTTCTGCGGCCGGCCACGCTGCGGGCGGCCGTCGCCCCCGATCCCGGCGCCGTGGCGGTGGTCAGCGTCATGTGGGCGAACAACGAGGTGGGGACGATCCAGCCGATCGCGGAACTCGCCGCGGTCGCGCGCGAACACCGGATCCCCTTCCACACCGACGCGGTGCAGGCGGCCGGGCTGCTGCCGGTGAACTTCGCCGCCAGCGGGGTGGATGCGCTCACCATCTCCGGCCATAAGATCGGCGGCCCGGTCGGGGTCGGCGCGCTCCTGCTCGGCCGGGGGATCGAGCCGGTGCCGGTGCTGCACGGCGGCGGCCAGGAACGGGACGTGCGCTCCGGGACCCTCGACGCGCCGGCGATCGCGGCGTTCGCGGTCGCCGCCCAGATCGCCGTCAAGCGGCAGGAGGAGGAAGCGGCGCGGCTGGCCTCCCTCCGCGACCAGCTCATCGGGCGGGTGCTCGCGGCCGTGCCCGACGCCATGCTCAACGGGGCTCCGCCCGGTCCCGGCCGGCTGCCGGGCAACGCCCATTTCTCCTTCCCCGGCTGCGAGGGTGACGCCCTGCTCATGCTGCTCGACGCGAAGGGCATCGCCTGCTCCACCGGCTCGGCCTGCACCGCGGGCGTCGCCCAGCCCAGCCACGTCCTGCTCGCCATGGGCGCCGGCGAAGCCCGCGCCCGCGGCTCCCTCCGCTTCAGCCTCGGCTCCACCTCCACCGAGTCCGACGTCGAAGCGCTGGGCTCAGTGATCGCCGAGGCCGTCGAACGCGCCCGCCGCGCCAACAAATCCTGA